Part of the Sporosarcina sp. FSL K6-2383 genome is shown below.
GGTACATCTAACATATCTAGCAATTCCTGATCCCATTGCAAGTCGTAAATGTTGTACATCAGTGTTCTCGAAGCATTGGAATAATCCGTCACATGCGTTTTACCGCCGGATAGTTTCCAAACTAACCATGTATCAATTGTGCCAAATAGCAGATCACCGCGCTCCGCTCTCTCTCTTGCACCTTCCACATTGTCCAAAATCCATTTAACCTTGGTGCCTGAAAAATAAGCGTCAATGAGCAAGCCCGTCTTATCACGAACCATATCAGAGTGGCCCTGCGCTTTTAATTCTTCACAAATGTCGGCCGTTTGGCGTGATTGCCAAACGATAGCGTTATAAACGGGATCACCTGTATGTTTATCCCAAACAACAGCTGTTTCACGTTGGTTCGTGATCCCAATTCCAGCAATTTGACTGGCATCGATATTCTTCTTTTCAGACAGCACGCCTGCCATAACAGCTAAAACCGAACTCCAGATTTCATCTGCTCGATGCTCAACCCACCCTGATTGTGGGAAATACTGCGTAAATTCCTGTTGAGAAGTATGAAAGATTTCACCCTTTTGATCAAATAAAATAGCCCGTGTGCTCGTCGTCCCTTGGTCAAGTGCCAATATATATTTTTCAGTCATATTGTTCTCCCCCTATATAAGTTTTAGCATTATGCGCCTTTCGCAACTCTTTGCTTTACAACTACTGCCGCTTCTTTTTTAAGCGTAAATTGTGCACCTAATAGTACCGCCAACACAACAGCTCCAACTACCCAAAACGCAACACTATTAACACCTGTAAAAAATTGTTGATAGAACAACGCACCAAACGCACCGCCAAGAATTGGTCCTACGATAGGTACCCATGCATAACTCCAGTCCGATGATCCTTTACCCTCAATCGGTAAGAAGAAGTGAGCAATCCTTGGTCCTAAATCACGTGCTGGATTAATCGCATAGCCAGTTGTTCCGCCCAGTGACATACCAATCGCAACAATAAGTGCACCAACAATTAACGGGTTTAATCCTTCTGTGAACTCATTCGCACCAATCATCAAAAGACCTAATAGCAAGACAAACGTACCAATCATTTCACTTGTTAAATTGGATAACGGATGACGGACTGCAGGTGATGTCGCAAATACTGCTAGTTTGGCTCCTTGGTCCTCTGTCTTGCCCCAATGCGGTAGGTATTGGAAATAAATGATTATGGCTCCCAAAATAGCCCCCGTCATCTGTGCAAATATATAATTTGGTACATCAGCCCATGGGAATTCTCCGATAGATGCCAATCCAATTGTAACCGCTGGGTTCAAATGAGCTCCACTGAAGTTTCCGACTGCGTAAACACCCATCGTCACAGCAAGCCCCCATCCAAGTGTAATGACTATCCAGCCAGCACCCTCAGCCTTCGAATCTTTCATTAACACTCCGCCGACTACACCCGCTCCAAAGATGATTAAAATCATTGTACCAATTAATTCCCCTAAAAATGGTGTCATTTCGTCTTCCCCCTTTAATTTTTGTAAGCGGTTACGTGTGGAAGCATAAAAAATCCACATTTAATCACCCGCTTTGTGCGGAATGAATAAATGTGGACCTCAATGCTCAACCACTGTTTATTAACCTATCCATAGTCTAGTAAAGATTCAAACTATTGTCAACACTTTTCAGAAATTAAAATTAATATTTGGATTGGCT
Proteins encoded:
- a CDS encoding MIP/aquaporin family protein: MTPFLGELIGTMILIIFGAGVVGGVLMKDSKAEGAGWIVITLGWGLAVTMGVYAVGNFSGAHLNPAVTIGLASIGEFPWADVPNYIFAQMTGAILGAIIIYFQYLPHWGKTEDQGAKLAVFATSPAVRHPLSNLTSEMIGTFVLLLGLLMIGANEFTEGLNPLIVGALIVAIGMSLGGTTGYAINPARDLGPRIAHFFLPIEGKGSSDWSYAWVPIVGPILGGAFGALFYQQFFTGVNSVAFWVVGAVVLAVLLGAQFTLKKEAAVVVKQRVAKGA